A region of Chelonoidis abingdonii isolate Lonesome George chromosome 8, CheloAbing_2.0, whole genome shotgun sequence DNA encodes the following proteins:
- the ZBTB38 gene encoding zinc finger and BTB domain-containing protein 38 — translation MTVMSQSKDLKDDFHSDTVLSILNEQRIRGILCDVTIIVEDTKFKAHSNVLAASSLYFKNIFWSHTICISGHVLELDDLKAEVFTEILNYIYSSTVVVKRQETVTDLAAAGKKLGISFLEDLTDINFSDSPCPYAFCITEKGVVKEEKNEKRHEDSAITNGPRITNAFSIFETENNNNLFSPLDLRASFKKVSETLKATNVGLDRDDVGKDAEPASTLAEHSYAVSSGGDAFQGTPFLECDSSPLYKMSEDNYETIQTTPLLQPIKQACGTPKMAFKPQCTGLAIAKISAPRVTNTEVQQEAVTDQAIIPFPHDKAGDLLFSTEEESRSANIPGSIATVIPPVYRCNCCTRSFDDRALLSTHLQLHTNHQEPLICKYCSKQFANLNRLENHEQVCRSSGSIPVQSGNEQKNLDNYTTTGERNGSSHGNTEPLLSENNITDYSSANCTLSETDHLVKVVDGQILYTCIVCKRSYVTLSSLRRHANVHSWRRTYPCHYCNKVFALAEYRTRHEIWHTGERRYQCIFCLETFMTYYILKNHQKSFHAIDHRLAVNKKTPNGGLKPSMYPYKLYRLLPMKCRRLPYKSYQNSSFENVQASNQVNEATSSTCIIQNSLNSEIPSLNFQNNILTNNTTISLNTSSCNDATSSMNIQNVSPWAVGMLNSDLQSDFFTAEKSVPQAANELSSGSQECDSSVLSFSNVSENSTSVINYSSSAPSVIMHSSRVSSVIMHSNAVISMGSSKTISSNNIASQSIKDDCKYGSDNYGKGITKAKTIKEKKKTLLYNRGETLEELEYITESGGSSNKTIDTVQESSKTETYIAKPALPGTSTDSNVAPLCQITVKIGNEAIVKRHILGSKLFYKRGRSKCESEQDNQPQETETERKERSPARLCRSECMELTEMCDDVSDQDSNDKPWRPYYNYKPKKKSKQLRKMRKVKWRKNHGKKNSSSESENTCNREYALRKIPEEKGISKEGNTEMPNLHCELCEQEKSSTEEIQEPIHWHVPASKPYICELCQKQFQSPSTLKMHMRCHTGEKPYTCKTCGKCFSVPGNLQKHERIHLGVKDFVCQYCSKAFTLNETLKIHERIHTGEKRYHCQFCLQSFLYLSTKRNHEQRHVHKHNGKGYACLQCPKICKTAAALGMHQKKHLFKSPSQQDRKEYLCNESSKHLENQHFIDSDGNEVNSIQSMTPKVVL, via the coding sequence atgaCAGTCATGTCCCAGTCAAAGGATCTCAAGGATGACTTTCATAGTGACACGGTACTCTCCATTTTAAATGAACAGCGCATTCGGGGTATTTTATGTGATGTGACTATAATTGTGGAAGATACCAAATTTAAAGCCCACAGTAATGTACTAGCAGCTTCAAGcctttatttcaaaaatattttttggagtCATACGATCTGTATTTCTGGACATGTCCTGGAGTTAGATGATCTTAAGGCTGAAGTGTTTACTGAAATACTTAATTATATCTACAGTTCCACAGTAGTTGTTAAGAGACAGGAGACTGTAACAGACCTTGCAGCTGCAGGGAAAAAACTGGGAATATCGTTTCTGGAAGATCTTACAGACATTAATTTTTCAGATTCCCCCTGTCCGTATGCATTTTGTATAACTGAAAAAGGGGtagtcaaagaagaaaaaaatgaaaaaagacacGAAGATTCAGCTATCACAAACGGGCCAAGAATCACAAATGCTTTTTCaatttttgaaactgaaaataataaCAATTTGTTTTCTCCACTTGACTTGAGAGCAAGTTTTAAAAAGGTATCTGAGACACTTAAAGCAACCAATGTTGGCCTTGATAGGGATGATGTTGGAAAAGATGCTGAGCCAGCCAGTACGTTAGCTGAACACTCCTATGCAGTTTCTTCTGGAGGTGATGCTTTTCAAGGAACTCCTTTTTTAGAATGTGACAGCAGCCCTCTGTATAAAATGAGTGAAGACAATTATGAAACTATTCAGACAACACCTCTACTTCAACCAATAAAACAAGCATGTGGTACACCAAAGATGGCCTTTAAACCCCAGTGTACTGGTTTGGCTATAGCAAAAATATCAGCCCCCAGAGTAACCAATACAGAGGTTCAACAAGAAGCAGTTACAGATCAAGCAATTATTCCTTTCCCTCATGATAAGGCAGGAGACTTACTTTTTTCCACAGAAGAGGAAAGTAGATCTGCTAACATCCCTGGATCCATAGCAACTGTTATTCCACCTGTTTACAGATGTAATTGTTGTACCAGATCATTTGATGACAGAGCTTTACTCAGTACCCATCTTCAGCTTCACACAAATCATCAGGAACCTTTAATATGCAAATATTGCAGCAAACAATTTGCAAATCTTAATAGACTGGAGAATCATGAACAAGTCTGTAGGAGTTCAGGCAGCATACCTGTTCAGAGtggaaatgaacaaaaaaatttAGATAACTATACTACTACTGGTGAAAGAAATGGAAGCTCACATGGAAACACAGAGCCTCTGTTGTCTGAAAACAATATcactgattactccagtgcaaaCTGCACCTTGTCAGAAACAGATCACTTGGTTAAAGTTGTTGATGGACAGATATTATATACATGCATTGTTTGCAAACGTAGCTATGTAACATTGTCTAGCCTTCGAAGACATGCAAATGTGCATTCATGGAGAAGAACTTATCCTTGCCATTACTGCAACAAAGTGTTTGCATTAGCTGAATATCGTACCAGACATGAAATCTGGCACACAGGGGAAAGGCGTTATCAGTGCATTTTCTGCCTTGAGACTTTCATGACTTATTATATACTAAAAAATCATCAGAAATCTTTCCATGCAATTGACCATCGACttgcagtaaataaaaaaacACCTAATGGAGGCTTAAAGCCTAGCATGTATCCTTACAAACTTTATAGGCTTTTACCTATGAAATGCAGAAGGCTACCTTATAAGTCCTACCAGAAttcttcatttgaaaatgtacaagCAAGCAACCAAGTTAATGAAGCAACTTCTAGTACCTGCATTATTCAGAATTCTCTCAACTCTGAAATACCTTCgctgaattttcaaaataatatattAACAAACAATACCACTATTTCCTTGAATACATCTTCATGCAATGATGCCACATCATCTATGAATATTCAGAATGTTTCACCTTGGGCAGTAGGAATGTTAAATTCTGACCTGCAAAGTGACTTTTTTACTGCAGAAAAATCAGTGCCCCAAGCTGCAAATGAACTTAGTTCTGGTTCTCAAGAGTGTGATTCCTCCGTTCTGTCTTTCAGTAATGTGAGTGAAAATTCAACCTCTGTTATTAACTATAGCAGCTCAGCACCCTCGGTTATAATGCACAGTAGTAGAGTCTCATCAGTAATAATGCACAGTAATGCAGTCATTTCTATGGGAAGCAGTAAGACAATATCCTCCAATAATATAGCCAGTCAGTCCATAAAAGATGACTGTAAATATGGGTCAGATAACTACGGCAAAGGCATTACTAAAGCAAaaactattaaagaaaaaaagaaaacacttctgTACAACAGAGGAGAAACACTCGAGGAGTTAGAGTATATTACTGAATCTGGAGGTTCATCTAACAAGACTATAGATACTGTTCAAGAATCAAGTAAAACCGAAACCTACATTGCAAAGCCTGCCTTACCTGGAACATCTACTGATAGTAATGTTGCTCCCCTTTGTCAAATAACAGTAAAAATTGGCAATGAGGCTATTGTAAAAAGACATATTTTAGGATCCAAACTGTTTTATAAAAGAGGAAGGTCTAAATGTGAATCTGAACAGGACAATCAGCCTCAGGagacagaaacagagagaaaagaaagaagccCAGCTAGGCTTTGCAGATCAGAATGTATGGAACTTACTGAAATGTGCGATGATGTAAGTGATCAGGATTCCAATGACAAACCCTGGAGACCTTATTATAATTacaaaccaaaaaagaaatctaaacagctaagaaaaatgagaaaagtcAAATGGCGGAAGAATCATGGAAAGAAGAACTCCAGTAGTGAAAGTGAAAATACGTGCAATAGAGAGTATGCACTTAGAAAAATTCCTGAAGAAAAGGGCATCAGTAAAGAAGGAAACACAGAAATGCCTAATCTTCATTGTGAGCTCTGTGAGCAAGAGAAATCTTCCACCGAAGAAATCCAGGAACCTATACATTGGCATGTACCTGCTTCAAAGCCTTATATTTGTGAATTATGCCAAAAGCAGTTCCAGAGCCCATCCACACTAAAAATGCACATGAGATGTCATACTGGAGAAAAGCCGTATACTTGTAAAACCTGTGGTAAGTGTTTTTCGGTTCCAGGAAACCTACAGAAACATGAACGTATTCACTTGGGTGTCAAGGATTTTGTCTGTCAATATTGTAGTAAGGCATTCACTTTAAATGAAACTCTCAAAATACATGAAAGAATACATACTGGAGAAAAACGCTACCACTGTCAATTCTGTTTACAGAGTTTTTTATATCTTTCTACCAAAAGGAATCATGAGCAAAGACATGTACATAAACACAATGGAAAAGGATACGCTTGTCTTCAGTGCCCCAAAATTTGCAAGACAGCAGCTGCTCTTGGAATGCACCAGAAGAAACATCTATTCAAAAGCCCAAGTCAACAGGATAGAAAAGAGTATTTGTGTAACGAAAGCTCTAAACATTTGGAAAATCAACATTTCATTGACTCAGATGGGAACGAAGTGAATAGTATACAGAGTATGACTCCAAAAGTTGTACTTTGA